DNA sequence from the Raineyella sp. LH-20 genome:
GCCCGGTGCCGCCCTGCCCGCCCCGCGCGAGCGGCGGGTGCAGGCGGTGGACCGGCCGGACCGTCCGGTGGCGGAGGTGCCGGCGCGCTCCGACGTGGCGTACGACGTGGACGTCCCGATCCCGCCGTTCTGGGGCACCCGGATCGTCAAGGGCGCCCCGCTGCGGGAGATCGTCGAGTGGCTCGACGAGCGGGCCACCCTGATGGGCCGCTGGGGGCTGCGTGGCACCCGCGGCGGCGCATCGTACGAGGACCTCGCCGAGCGCGAGGGTCGGCCGCGGATCCGCCGACTGCTGGACCGGATCCGTACGGACAACCTGGCCGAGCCCGCCGCGGTCTATGGCTACTTCCCGGTCTACTCCGCCGGCGACGAGGTGGTGATCCTCGACCCGAGCACACCCGAGGACCTGGATCGTACGGTCGGCCGGTTCAGCTTCCCGCGCCAGCAGCGGCCGCGCTTCCTGTGCATCGCCGACTTCTTCCGCGACCGGGCGCTGGCCGAGGCGAAGGGGCCGGACGTGATGCCGCTGCAGCTGGTGACGATGGGCGCGGCGCTCTCCGAGGCCACCGGCCGGCTGTTCGCCGCCGACGCCTATCGCGACTACCTGGAGCTGCACGGGCTGGGCGTTCAGCTCGCCGAGGCGATGGCCGAGTGGATGCACGCCCGGGTCCGCGCCGAGCTGGGGCTGGGCGGTGAGGACACCACCGTCGACGCGATGGTGCGCGACCAGGCCTACCGCGGCTCGCGCTACTCCTTCGGCTACGGAGCCTGCCCCGACCTCGAGCAGCGAGCCGTCATCGCTCGACTGCTCGACGCCGACCGGATCGGGGTGAGCCTGTCGGAGGAGTTCCAGCTGCACCCGGAGGAGTCGACCGACGCCTTCGTCGTCCACCACCCGGAGGCCAAGTACTTCAATGCTCGATAACGGCAATGCTCGATAACGGCAGGCACGCTGACACCGGATGGACCCTGCCCGCGCTGACCCCGGACGGGACGGGCGGGCGGCCCGCCGCCTGTCTGTGGGACTTCGACGGGACGCTCGCCGACACCGAGCCGATCTGGATCGGCGCCGAGTACGAGCTGATGGAGATGCTGGGCGGGGAGTGGAACGAGACCCACGCCCGCCGGTTGATCGGCGCGGACCTGACCGACTCGGCCCGCTACATGCTGGCGCTGGCCGGTCGCGACGACCTCACCCCGAGGTGGGTGGTGGAGTGGATGGTCTCCCGGGTGACCGACCGGATCCGGGCCGCGGACGACCTGGAGTGGCGGCCCGGGGCGCGCGACCTGCTCGCCGCCTTGGCCGCGGACGAGGTGCCCTGTGCGCTGGTGTCCTCGTCCTGGCGGCCGGTGCTGGACGCTGTCCTGGAACGGCTGCCGGCGGGCACCTTCCGGGCCGTGGTGGGCGGTGACGAGGTGACCGCCGGCAAGCCGGCCCCCGACCCGTACCTGCAGGCCGCCCGGCTGCTCGGCGTCGCCGCGGAGGACTGCCTGGTCTTCGAGGACTCGGTGACCGGCAGCACCGCCGGCCAGGCCTCGGGCGCCTGGGTGATCGGTGTGCCCAATCTCATCCCGCTGCCGGTGATGCCGCGGCGTACGGTGCTGCGGACGCTGGAGGGCATCACCCCGGCGGCGCTCTACGCGATGCGCGGGGCGGCGATCACCGCACCGGCCCTCAGCGGGGACCGGCCGTGACTCGGCGCAGGCGCGGCGCGCTGCCCGCCGTGCTCGCGCTGCCCGCCGTGCTCGCGTTGGCCGTCGCGGTCGCGGCGGCCGGGTGCACCCCCCAGGCCGCGCCGCCGGCGCCGCAGATCGGCCAGGCGGTCCCGCACGAGTCGCCCAGCCCCACGCCGACCCCGCGGCCCGACCGCGACTTCACCGTTGGCACCACTGACGCGATCATCGCCACCGATCCGGTGGCGATGACCACCGGCGGCTCGCAGACCCTGGCGTTCTCGGTCTTCCAGCGGCTGATGACCACCCCGGCGGGCAACGACCTGCTGAAGCCCGACGCGGCGCGCGACTGCATCTTCCAGCAGGCCACCGTCTACACCTGCACCCTGCTGGACGGGCTGCGCTTCCAGTCCGGCCGGCCGGTCACCTCGTCGGACGTGAAGTACTCCATCGAACGGGCCCAGCGGCTCGGCGCCGCCGACGCGGGGGCCGCCCAGCTGAGCTCGATCAGCGCGATCGACACGCCCGACCCGCAGACCGTACGTTTCGTGCTGGCGTACGCCGACACCGACATCGGCTACGCGCTGGCCACCCCGGCGGCATCGATCGTCGATCCGGACGTCTATCCGGCCGACCGGGTGATCGACGCCGCCACTCGACCGGTCGGCTCGGGGCCCTACCGCGTCACCGCCAGCGGCGGCGGCACCTGGTCGTTCGGCCGCTACGAGGGCTACCAGGGCTACGCGCCGGCCTCCATCGTCCGGATGCTGCTGAGGGAGTACGACAGCTCCGCCGCCCTGGAACAGGCGATGATCTCCGGCGACGTCGACGCCACCTGGCGCGGACTGTCCGCCGCTGCGGTGGCCCGCCAGCGGGCCGCCGCGACCGCCGACACCGACGGGGAGACCGCCCAGCCCGTCTCCGGTCTGCACCCGGTGACCATCGCCGGCTCCCGCGTGCTGCGGCTGGCCTGGAACCTCGGCTCCCGCTACGCCGGCGACGCCGGGGTGCGCGGGTTCGTCAGCCAGGCGGCCGGGGACCGGCGGACGCTCACCAGTCTGCTGCCGCTCGGCGTGGTCGGTGCGCGGACCGGGATGTTCCCGGCCGGCGGCATCCCGGCCCTCGACACGCCGAACGGTTCACCGCTGCCGCTCACCCTCGGCTACGACCCGCGGATGCCCGACGGGGCGGACCTGGCCGCCGAGCTGGCCCGCTCCCTGGACGCCACCGGGAAAGTGACGGTCACCATCGTCCCGAACGCCGCCGGCGCCGACACCGGCTCGGCCGACCTGCAACTGCTCGACGAGCGGGCCACCAGCTGGACCGCCCGCGCCTGGCTGCAGCGGCCCCTGTCGGTCACCTCATCGCCGAACGCCCGCGAGATCGGGACCGTGCTCACCCGGGGCCTGCCGTCCGCCGACCCCGCCACGCACAAGGCCGCGGTCGCCCAGCTGCAGTACTTCGCGGCCGAGGACGCGTACGTCACGCCGCTGACCCAGGGCGACGAGGTCGTCTTCGTCCGCGACGGCTGGTCGGTCGACACCGGGCGGATGGGCCCGGGCTGGCAGCTCGACCTGGCGGCCTTCACCAAGAACCCCTGATCCTGAACGACTGTGGAAGGACACACGTGACCGGAAACGACCCCCACTGGTCCGGCGTACGACTGGGCCCGCTCGAGGCGGGGGAGCGGGTCGCCCTCTCCGATCCCAAGGGACGGCGGCACTCCATCGTGCTGCAGCCCGGCGGCTCCTTCTTCACCTCCCGGGGCGAGATCCGCCACGACGCGCTGATCGGCGGACCGGACGGGGTCACCGTGGAGTCCAGCCTCGGCCAGACGTACGTCTGCTTCCGGCCGCTGCTGGAGGAGTTCACCGTCACGATGAAGCGCGGCGCGGCGGTGATCTACCCCAAGGACGCCGCGATGATCACGATGTTCACCGACGTCTTCCCCGGCGCCCGGGTGCTGGAGGCCGGCGTCGGGTCCGGGGCGCTCACCCTCTCGCTGTTGCGGGCCGTCGGGCCGACCGGAGTGGTGCACTCCTACGAGCGGCGGGCGGAGTTCGCCGCCGTCGCCGAACGCAACGTCACGAACTTCTTCGGCGTACGCCCCGACACCTGGCAGCTGCACCACGGCGACCTCACCGAGGCGATCACCGACGACGAGGTGGACCGGGTGGTGCTGGACATGCTCGCCCCGTGGGAGTGCCTCGACGCGGTCACCGCACGCCTGGTCGGCGGCGGCCTGCTGTGCTGCTATGTCGCCACCACCACCCAGATGGGTAGGGTGATGGACACGATGCGCAGCACCCGCTGCTACACCGAGCCCCGGGCGACGGAGACGACGATCCGGTCCTGGCATGCCGAGGGCCTGGCGATCCGGCCCGGTCACCAGACCTCCGGTCACACCGGCTTCCTGGTGATCGCCCGCCGGATGGCGCACGGCGTGGACGCGCCGTTGCGCAAGCGCCGGCCGGCCCCCGGGGCGTACGGTCCGGACTACCACGGCCCGATCCCGCCGGGGGTGCCGGCGGCGGAGGAGGAGAGCGATGAGTGAGCCGACCCCCGAGCGCCAGCAGGCCGAGATCTACCGGTTGCGCGACGAGGTCCGTACGCTCACCGACCAGTCCCGCCGGCTGGCCCAGGAAAAGGGGTCGGCCGACCGCCGGGTCGCCCAGCTGCGCACCGAGGCGCGCGGGCTGCTCGACCAGAACGCCCGGCTCACCGACCTGCTCGGCCAGACCCGCGACCAGCTGGTCCGGTTGAAGGAGAAGGTCGACGAGTTGCGGCTGCCGCCGTCGTCCTTCGGCCTGGTGACCGGACTGCCCGGCGGCCAGGTCGCCGACGTGACGATCGGCCAGCGCCGGCTGCGGGTGCAGGTCTCGCCCGCGCTGGAGATGTCGACGCTGCAGGTCGGCAGCCAGGTGCTGCTCAACGACGTCCCCCAGGTGATCGGCGTCGCCGAGGCGGCGCTCACCGGAGAGCTCGCCACCGTCAAGGAGCCCCTCGACGACGGCCGAGTGCTGGTCACCACCGGCACCGACCGCGAGGAAGTGCTGCACCGGGCCGCGGCGCTGGAGGGCCAGCAGCTGCGGGTCGGGCAGTCGCTGCTGGTCGACACCCGCGCCGGCATCGCGCTGGGCCGGGTGCCGACGACCGACGTCGCCGACCTGATCCTCGAGGAGACCCCGAGCGTCGGCTACGAGGACATCGGTGGCCTCGGCCCGCAGATCGAGCAGATCCGTGACGCCGTGGAGCTGCCGTTCCGGCACCGCGACCTCTTCGGGGCGTACGACCTCACCCCGCCGAAGGGCATCCTGCTCTACGGCCCGCCGGGGTGCGGCAAGACGATGATCGCGAAGGCCGTCGCGCATTCGCTGTCCGGGGAGGGCGGCGCCGACGGGCGGGCGTACTTCTTCAACATCAAGGGCCCCCAGCTGCTCAACAAGTACGTCGGCGAGTCCGAGCGCCAGATCCGGGTGGTCTTCCAGCGCGCCCGCGACAAGGCCTCCGACGGCGCCCCGGTGGTGATCTTCTTCGACGAGATGGAGTCGATCTTCCGCACCCGCGGCACCGGTCTGTCCTCCGACGTCGAGACGACGATCGTGCCGCAGCTGCTCGCCGAGATCGACGGGGTGGAGCAGCTGGCCAACGTCATCGTGATCGGCGCCTCCAACCGGCAGGACATGATCGACCCGGCGATCCTGCGACCGGGCCGCTTCGATGTGAAGATCCGGATCGAGCGGCCCGACCGGGGCGCCGCCGAGGAGATCTTCACGACCTATCTCACCGACCGGGTGCCGATCCGGGCGGGGGAGACCCGCCCGGCGATGATCGACGCCGCCCTCGACCGGCTCTACGCCACCGACACGGCGGCCGAGGTGTTCGAGGTGACGTACGCCTCCGGCGCCACCGCGATCATCCACTCCGGCGACCTGGTGTCCGGGGCACTGATCGAGTCGATCGTCGCCCGGGCGAAGAAATACGCCATCAAGGACGTGCTGGCCGGCGGCCCGGCCGGGATCAGCGTCGAGCACCTGCTGCGGTCGACCCGCACCGAGCTCTCCGACAACACCGACCGGCCGACCACCGACCCGGCCGACTGGGCTCGGGTGCTCGGCACCGACCAGGGCGAGCACGCCGGTGAGGCGATCGTCGCGGTCCGCCCGCTGCGGCACGCCGAGCCGCTCCCCGGTCCGGGCACCGGCCAGTACCTGTGAGTCCCACTAGGGTGGGACGGGTGAAAGCTGCGTACGTGCTGGTGGCGGACCTGGTCTGCGTCGTCCTCTTCGCCCTGGCCGGGCGGGGTGCCCACGGGGAGGGGACCGGGCCGGCTGCTGTCGCGCTGACCGCCTGGCCGTTCCTGGTCGGCTACCTGGTGACCTGGGCGGCGATCCGCGCCTGGCGCGGGCCGCTGCGGGTCCGCACCGGGGCGGTGCTGATGGTCGGCACCGTGCTGCTCGGGCACCTGCTGCGGGTGGCTTTCGGCGGCACGACGCACTGGTCGTTCATCCTGGTCAGCGTCATCGCGCTGACCGTCCTGCTGGTGGGCTGGCGGCTGGTCGCCCGCCTGGTCGTCCGGCGGCGGTGATGGCGGGCGGCGTGCCTGCCTCTCGCGTGCACGGCCTGGAGACCGAGTACGGCATCAGCCTGCTCGGCGTGCCGGCCGCCGAGGCACCGCACCCGATGTACCTGGCCAACCATGTCGTCCGCAGCTACCTGGAGTCGATCGGCTTCGGGGTGGGGCGCTGGGACTACACCGCCGAGTCGCCGCTGATCGACGCCCGCGGCTTCACCCTGCCGCGGGAGCGGGCGAGCCTGGAGCAGCTCACCGACATCGACCAGGGCCTCGGCAACGCGATGCTGGACAACGGCGCCCGGCTGTACGTCGACCACGCCCACCCGGAATACTCCGGGCCGGAGGTCCGGACCGCGCGTGACGCGATCGTCTGGGACCGGGCCGGTGACGCCATCATGCTCGAGGCGACCCGGGTGGCGTCGGCGGCGATCGGCCACGAGATCCGGCTCTACCGCAACAACACCGACTCCAAGGGCGCGTCGTACGGCACCCACGAGAACTACCTGGTCGCCCGTGGCGTGCCGTTCGCCCGGATCGTCCGCGACCTGACCGGCTTCCTCGTCTCGCGCACCGTGGTGATCGGCGCCGGCCGGGTCGGCATCGGCCAGAACGGCCAGACGGCGGGCTTCCAGCTGGGCCAGCGGCCGGACTTCTTCGAGACCGAGGTGGCGCTGGAGACCACCGTGCACCGCCCGATCATCAACACCCGCGACGAGCCGCACGCCCTGCGCCGGCTCTGGCGCCGGCTGCACGTGATCACCGGCGACGCCAACCAGGCCCAGGTCGCCGGCTGGCTCAAGGTCGGCACGGCCGCGCTGGCGGTCCGGCTGGTGGAGGCCGACCGGGCCCCCGACCTGCGCCCGCTGCGCCCGGTGGACGCCTTCCGGGCGATCTCCCACGACCCGGACCTCACCGCGACGGTCCCGCTGCAGGACGGCCGCGCGGTGACTGCGCTGGACATCCAGCAGGCCTGGCTGGACGGGTGCCGTACGCTGCCCGACCTCGGCCCCGAGGACCTGGCCCTGCTGGACGCCTGGCGGCAGGTGCTCGACGACCTGCGGGTGGACTGGCGGCGGACCGCCGACCGGCTCGACTGGGCCGCCAAGCGGCTGCTGCTGGAGTCCTACCGGGCCCGGGACGGTCTCGGCTGGGACGACCCGAAGCTGGCGCTGGTGGACCTGCAGTACGCCGACATCGACCCGGCCCGCAGCCTGGCGCTGAAGCTGGAGCGGGCCGGCCGACTGCGCACCCTGGTCACCCCGGACGAGGTCGCGGCGGCGCGGCGGACGCCTCCGACGGACACCCGGGCGTGGGCCCGCGGCCGGATCGTCGGCCGGTTCGTCGACCAGCTGCTCGGCGCCGGCTGGGACGGGCTGACCTTCAGCGGCGCGGACGGTCGGGGGATCGTCCGTCTGGAGTTGCTCGACCCGCTCGGCGGCACCCGCGACCTGACCGAGGAGCGGATCGTCCGGGCGACGCGCCCTGCGGATCTGGTGGACCTCTTCCCCGGCGCGTACGGCGGATAGACTCGGTCTGCCCCTGGTTGCGGAAGGAGACCGATGTCCGAGCAACAGCACGCGCAACACCGTGCCGAGGAGACGGCCGAGGAGGCCGAGACGTTGGCCCCTGCGCGACAGCAGCAGGACGAGGGCTTCGACGCCCTGCTCGACGAGATCGACGCCGTCCTGGAGACCGACGCGGAGGAGTTCGTCCGCGGCTTCGTGCAGAAGGGCGGACAGTGAACGACCGGATGACCAGCTCCTTCACCGAGCTGCTGGCGCAGGTCGCGCCCGACCTGCTGCCCTCCCGACGGACGCCGAGTGGCCCGGCCGACGGGCTCACCCCGCACGGCACCACCATCGTCTCGGCGACCTTCCCGCACGGTGTGGTGATGGCCGGCGACCGGCGGGCGACGATGGGCAACATGATCGCCCAGCGCGACATCCAGAAGGTGTACGCCTCCGATGAGTTCTCGCTGGTCGGCATCGCCGGCGCGGCCGGGCTCGCGGTCGAGATGGTGCGGCTGTTCCGGGTGGAGCTGGAGCACTACGAGAAGATCGAGGGCGCCCCGCTCTCCCTGGACGGCAAGGCCAACCGGCTCGCCGCCCTGATCCGTGGCAACCTCGCCAACGCCCTGCAGGGCCTGGCGGTGGTGCCGCTGTTCGCCGGCTGGGACCCGGCCGGCGGCCTGGGCCGGATCTTCTCGTACGACGCGACCGGCGGGCGCTACGAGGAGACCGCCTTCCACTCGGTCGGGTCGGGCTCGATCTTCGCCCGCGGCTCGCTGAAGAAGCTCTATCGCCCCGACCTGGATCTGCAGGGGTGTGCGACCGTCGTGGTGCAGGCGCTGGTCGACGCCGCCGACGACGACTCCGCCACCGGTGGCCCCGACCTGATGCGCCGGATCTACCCGATCATCATGGTCGCCGGACCGGACGGGGTGCACCAGCTGTCGGAGGAGGAGATGACCGCCATCACCGACCGGGTGATCGAGGGCCGGCGTCACCGGCCCGACGGTCCTGCGGCCCCGCTGATCTGATCCCCGCCGAGCTGAGGAGTAGTCCCATGAGCATGCCGTTCTACGTCGCGCCCGAGCAGCAGATGAAGGACCGCTCGGACTTCGCCCGCAAGGGCATCGCCCGCGGCCGGGCGGTGGTGGTGCTGCGCTATCGCGACGGCATCTGCTTCGTCGCCGAGAACCGTTCGCTGGCCCTGCACAAGATCTCCGAGATCTATGACCGGATCGCGTTCGCGGCGGTCGGGCGCTACAACGAGTTCGAGCAGTTGCGGATCGCCGGGATCCAGCAGGCCGACCTGCGCGGCTACGCGTACGACCGCTCCGACGTCACCGGGCGGATGCTGGCCAACGCGTACGCCCAGTTGATCGGGTCGACCTTCTCGTCGGGGGCCGAGAAGCCCTTCGAGGTGGAGCTGGTCGTCGCCGAACTGGGCGACGACCGGGCCGGCGACCAGATCTACCGGTTGACGTACGACGGCTCCATCGCCGACGAGGAGCATTTCGCGGCGATGGGCGGCGCCACCGAGACCATCGCCGAGGTGGTCCGCCGCGGGATCGACCCGCAGGCCGACCTCGCCGCCGCCGTCCGGCTGGCGGTCCGGGCGCTGGCGGCCGACACCTCGGCGCCGGCGCCGCGGGAGCTCGGACCGGACTCGCTGGAGGTCGCCGTGCTGGACCGGACCAGGCCGCGGCCGCGGAAGTTCCGCCGGCTGGGCCGGTCCGCGATCGCCGAGGTGCTGGCCGAGAAGGAGTCCCAGTGAGCGACGCCACCTCCCTCGACGTCACCGCGCTCGACCCGACGGTGGTGATCGGGGCGGGCCTGCTGGGTGCCTCGATCGGTGCTGCGCTCACCCGGGCGGGGGTGACTGTGCACCTGTCCGATGCGGTGCTGTCCCATGCCCGGGTCGCGGCGACGCTCGGTGCCGGCACCACCGCCAAGGCGGAGCCGGCGGCCGTACGCCTCGTCGTGGTGGCCACCCCGCCGCGTTCCCTGGCCGCGGTGATCGGCGAGGCGCTGGACCGCTACCCGAACGCCGCCGTCACCGACGTCGGCTCGGTCAAGGGCCGGGTGCTGCGCCAGCTCCAGGCGACCGGTCGCGACCTGTCCCGCTACCTGGGCTCGCACCCGATGGCCGGCAGTCAGCATTCCGGCCCGGTCAGTGCCAGCGCCGACCTCTTCGAGGACCGCACCTGGGCGGTCACCCCGCACCGCGAGGTGACCGAGGCGACGGCCGACCGGGTCCGGGCGCTGATCCGGCTGTGCGGCGCCCGGTACGTGGCGTTCACCCCCGACGAGCACGACCGGGCCGTCGCGCAGGTGTCGCACCTGCCGCAGCTGGTGTCGGTGCTGATGGCCGATCACCTGCTCGGCATCCCCACCTCCCACCTCGCGCTGGCCGGCCAGGGGCTGCGCGACGTCACCCGGATCGCCGGCTCCGACCCGGGCCTGTGGGAGCAGATCATCGCCGGCAACGTCGACGCGCTGCGCCCCGAGCTGGAGGAGGTGCGCGGTCACCTCGACGAGATGATCGCCGCCCTGGACGACCCGTTGCACAAGGTCCGGCCGATCCTGCAGCGTGGGGTGAACGGCACCCGCCAGATCCCCGGCAAGCACGGGGCGCCGGCGATGGAGTACGCCCGGCTGGTGATCGAGATCCCGGACACCCCCGGTGCGCTGGCGCAGCTCTTCCGCGACATCGCCGACGCCGGGATCAACATCGAGGACATCGACATCCAGCACGACCTGGTCCGCCAGGTGGGCTATCTCGAGGTGTCCGTGGAGCCCGGCCATGTCCATGAGGTGGCCGAGGCGATGAAGGCAGCGGGCTGGCGGCTCACCTAGCAGCCTCCCCGGCGTACGTCATGTGGCGTCGCCGAACCTTCGCCCGACGGCCACCTGCAGGACATGTGGGCGTCGGGAACTGTCGACCAGGAAAGTTAGGGTGATCAGCGTGGTAGTCGTGGCCATCGACGGGCCGAGCGGGTCGGGGAAGTCCTCGACCTCACGGGCCGTCGCCGAGCACTTCGGGTGGGCCTATCTCGACACCGGGGCGATGTACCGGGCGGTCGCCTGGGCGTGGCTCGACTCCGGCATCCCACTGGAGGACCCGGAGGCGATCGTTGAGATGGTCCGCGGCGCCCGGCTGCAGATCACCACCGACCCGGCCGCGCCCGGCATCGCCGTCGGCGGCACCGATGTGACCGCGGCGATCCGCGACCCGCGGGTCTCCGCCGAGGTCTCCAAGGTCTCCTCGATCCAGGGCGTCCGTGACGAGCTGATCGCCCGGCAGCGGGCGCTGATCGCGGCGGCCGAGGGCGGCATCGTGGTGGAGGGCCGCGACATCACCACCGTCGTCGCGCCCGACGCCGACCTGCGGATCCTGCTCGTCGCCGACCCGGCGGCCCGGGTCGCCCGCCGGGCCGCTGAACTCGGCGGCCGGGTCACCGGCGCCGAGGTGACCGACCAGGTGATCCGCCGCGACCGGGACGACTCCCGGGTGACCGCCTTCACCGAGGCCGCCGACGGCGTGACCGTCATCGATTCCACCGACGACGACCTGCCCACCGTGGTGGCCCGGGTCGTCGGCCTCGTCGAGCAGACGCTCGCCGAGGAGCACTGACCGAGAGGACCTGCCATGACCGTGGACACCCGGATCGTCCCGTCGGCCCCGCCGACCGTCCCGGTGTCCATGGTGGGGCTGCCGGCCGCCGACCGGCTGGCCGCGCCCCGCGGCGGGGCGCTGCGCCGGCTGGTCGTCCCCGCCCGGGCGGTGGTCCGCGCACTGTGGGACGTACGGGTGCACGGCGCCGACCTGGTGCCCGCCGAGGGGCCGGTGATCCTGGCCTCCAACCACATCGCCACCCTGGACGGACCGCTGGCGGTGCTGATGTCGCCGCGGCGACGGACGTACGCGCTGGCCAAGCGGGAGCTCTTCCGCGGCGCCGTCGGCGGGGTGCTGGAGCGTTCCGGGCAGATCCCGATCGACCGTGACGTGCCGGTGGACCGTACGGCGGTCGATCGGTGCATCCGGGTGCTGCGCGACGGCGCCGCGCTGGCGATCTTCCCCGAGGGGATGCGGGACACCGGGGAGTTCGCCTGGATCCGGTCGGGGGTGGCCTATCTGGCGATGGTGACCGGGGCGCCGGTGGTGCCGGTCGCGATGCTCGGCACCCGCCGGGTCGGTGGCAGCCCGCACGGCACGCCACCGCTGCGGTCGCGGATGGATGTCGTCTTCGGTGCGCCGCTGCCCGTCGCACAGGTCGGTTGGCCGCGACGCCAGGCCGCCGTACGCTCGACGGCGGAGGAGCTGCGGGTGGTCCTGGCGGCCCACGTCCGCCAGGCCGCCGCGCGCACCGGCATGCCGCTGCCCGGCGTCCCGCGCGACCGGATCGCCCAGCGCTGAGGCGGCGTTCGGTGGGGTGCTGCACTAGGCTGTGTCGGTGACCGAGAACCAGAAGCCCGTCGTCGCCATCGTCGGACGCCCCAACGTCGGCAAGTCGACGTTGGTGAACCGCATCATCGGCCGGCGGGAGGCCGTGGTCCAGGACGTTCCCGGGGTCACCCGCGACCGCATCTCGTACGACGCCACCTGGAACGGCCGCGACTTCGTCGTCGTCGACACCGGCGGCTGGGCCTCCGATGCGAAGGGTCTGGCGGCCCGGATCGCCGAGCAGGCCGAGCTGGCGATCAATGCCGCGGATGCGGTGGTGCTGGTGGTCGACGCGACGGTCGGCACCCTCGACGAGGACGAAGCCGTGGTGAGCGTGCTGCGCCGCTCCCGCAAGCCGGTGGTGCTGGCCGCCAACAAGGTCGACGACCAGCGCACCGAGGCCGAGGCCGCCGCGATGTGGAATCTCGGTCTGGGCCAGCCCTGGCCGGTGTCGGCGATCCATGGCCGGGGCACCGGCGACCTGCTCGACGCCATCGTCGACGTGCTGCCGGAGCGGTCCGCCGTGCCGGAGGAGGCGGAGGGCGGCCCGCGCCGGGTGGCCATCGTCGGCAAGCCGAACGTCGGCAAGTCCTCGCTGCTCAACCGGCTGGTCGGCACCCAGCGCTCGGTCGTCTCCGACATCTCCGGCACCACCGTGGATCCGGTCGACGAACTGGTCGAGGTCGGCGGCGAAGTCTATCGCTTCATCGACACCGCCGGTCTGCGCAAGCGGGTCAAGGAGGCCTCCGGCCACGAGTACTACGCCTCATTACGTACGGCCGGGGCGATCGAGCGGGCCGAGGTGTGCGTCGCGGTGATCGACGCCTCCGAGGAGGTCTCCGAACAGGACCTGCGGATCCTGTCGATGGTCGAGGACGCCGGCCGCGCCCTGGTGATCGCCTTCAACAAGTGGGATCTCACCGACGAGGAGCGCCGCCGCTACCTGGATCGCGAGATCGAGCGTGACCTGGTGCAGTTCCAGTG
Encoded proteins:
- a CDS encoding HAD family phosphatase, whose product is MLDNGRHADTGWTLPALTPDGTGGRPAACLWDFDGTLADTEPIWIGAEYELMEMLGGEWNETHARRLIGADLTDSARYMLALAGRDDLTPRWVVEWMVSRVTDRIRAADDLEWRPGARDLLAALAADEVPCALVSSSWRPVLDAVLERLPAGTFRAVVGGDEVTAGKPAPDPYLQAARLLGVAAEDCLVFEDSVTGSTAGQASGAWVIGVPNLIPLPVMPRRTVLRTLEGITPAALYAMRGAAITAPALSGDRP
- a CDS encoding ABC transporter substrate-binding protein translates to MTRRRRGALPAVLALPAVLALAVAVAAAGCTPQAAPPAPQIGQAVPHESPSPTPTPRPDRDFTVGTTDAIIATDPVAMTTGGSQTLAFSVFQRLMTTPAGNDLLKPDAARDCIFQQATVYTCTLLDGLRFQSGRPVTSSDVKYSIERAQRLGAADAGAAQLSSISAIDTPDPQTVRFVLAYADTDIGYALATPAASIVDPDVYPADRVIDAATRPVGSGPYRVTASGGGTWSFGRYEGYQGYAPASIVRMLLREYDSSAALEQAMISGDVDATWRGLSAAAVARQRAAATADTDGETAQPVSGLHPVTIAGSRVLRLAWNLGSRYAGDAGVRGFVSQAAGDRRTLTSLLPLGVVGARTGMFPAGGIPALDTPNGSPLPLTLGYDPRMPDGADLAAELARSLDATGKVTVTIVPNAAGADTGSADLQLLDERATSWTARAWLQRPLSVTSSPNAREIGTVLTRGLPSADPATHKAAVAQLQYFAAEDAYVTPLTQGDEVVFVRDGWSVDTGRMGPGWQLDLAAFTKNP
- the arc gene encoding proteasome ATPase; the protein is MSEPTPERQQAEIYRLRDEVRTLTDQSRRLAQEKGSADRRVAQLRTEARGLLDQNARLTDLLGQTRDQLVRLKEKVDELRLPPSSFGLVTGLPGGQVADVTIGQRRLRVQVSPALEMSTLQVGSQVLLNDVPQVIGVAEAALTGELATVKEPLDDGRVLVTTGTDREEVLHRAAALEGQQLRVGQSLLVDTRAGIALGRVPTTDVADLILEETPSVGYEDIGGLGPQIEQIRDAVELPFRHRDLFGAYDLTPPKGILLYGPPGCGKTMIAKAVAHSLSGEGGADGRAYFFNIKGPQLLNKYVGESERQIRVVFQRARDKASDGAPVVIFFDEMESIFRTRGTGLSSDVETTIVPQLLAEIDGVEQLANVIVIGASNRQDMIDPAILRPGRFDVKIRIERPDRGAAEEIFTTYLTDRVPIRAGETRPAMIDAALDRLYATDTAAEVFEVTYASGATAIIHSGDLVSGALIESIVARAKKYAIKDVLAGGPAGISVEHLLRSTRTELSDNTDRPTTDPADWARVLGTDQGEHAGEAIVAVRPLRHAEPLPGPGTGQYL
- a CDS encoding DUF3054 domain-containing protein; amino-acid sequence: MKAAYVLVADLVCVVLFALAGRGAHGEGTGPAAVALTAWPFLVGYLVTWAAIRAWRGPLRVRTGAVLMVGTVLLGHLLRVAFGGTTHWSFILVSVIALTVLLVGWRLVARLVVRRR
- the dop gene encoding depupylase/deamidase Dop, producing the protein MPASRVHGLETEYGISLLGVPAAEAPHPMYLANHVVRSYLESIGFGVGRWDYTAESPLIDARGFTLPRERASLEQLTDIDQGLGNAMLDNGARLYVDHAHPEYSGPEVRTARDAIVWDRAGDAIMLEATRVASAAIGHEIRLYRNNTDSKGASYGTHENYLVARGVPFARIVRDLTGFLVSRTVVIGAGRVGIGQNGQTAGFQLGQRPDFFETEVALETTVHRPIINTRDEPHALRRLWRRLHVITGDANQAQVAGWLKVGTAALAVRLVEADRAPDLRPLRPVDAFRAISHDPDLTATVPLQDGRAVTALDIQQAWLDGCRTLPDLGPEDLALLDAWRQVLDDLRVDWRRTADRLDWAAKRLLLESYRARDGLGWDDPKLALVDLQYADIDPARSLALKLERAGRLRTLVTPDEVAAARRTPPTDTRAWARGRIVGRFVDQLLGAGWDGLTFSGADGRGIVRLELLDPLGGTRDLTEERIVRATRPADLVDLFPGAYGG
- a CDS encoding ubiquitin-like protein Pup — encoded protein: MSEQQHAQHRAEETAEEAETLAPARQQQDEGFDALLDEIDAVLETDAEEFVRGFVQKGGQ
- the prcB gene encoding proteasome subunit beta, yielding MTSSFTELLAQVAPDLLPSRRTPSGPADGLTPHGTTIVSATFPHGVVMAGDRRATMGNMIAQRDIQKVYASDEFSLVGIAGAAGLAVEMVRLFRVELEHYEKIEGAPLSLDGKANRLAALIRGNLANALQGLAVVPLFAGWDPAGGLGRIFSYDATGGRYEETAFHSVGSGSIFARGSLKKLYRPDLDLQGCATVVVQALVDAADDDSATGGPDLMRRIYPIIMVAGPDGVHQLSEEEMTAITDRVIEGRRHRPDGPAAPLI